TTTTAAAATTATCAAAGAAGAAGATAGAACGGAAAATAAAGATTTTATCAATCAAGCTTTAATAAATGGAAAATTAACCGGTTTAGTCGATCCTTCTGTTTTATTAACCGGTGACGGGAAGGAGGTTCCGATTGCCAGTTCAGCCGCGCCTTTAAAAGATGAGAATGGTCAAATTATCGGAGGAGTGGTTATTCTACACGACATTACCCGGGAGAGAGAAATTGACAAACTTAAATCTCAATTTATTTCTTTGGCTTCTCATCAACTTAGAACCCCTGCAACCATTATTAAATGGGGGGCGGAAATTTTACTTCAAAAATTAGGCGGGAAACTGGATGATAAAGAAAAAGAAGAAGTCCAGAGAATTTGTCGCGGAAGCGAGAGAATGGTGGAATTGGTTAATGACCTGCTTAATGTTTCGCGGCTTGATGCCGGTCGATTGGTTTTTAAAACAGAAACAAAACAATTGGAAGAATTACTTGATTCTATTTTTGATGAATATAAGTTATATTTGGAAAAGAAAAATATAAAATTAAATGTGGAAAAACCGCCGATTCTTTTGCCAAAAGTTAATATTGATTCAGAAAAAATTCGCCAAGTGATTATTATTTTATTGGATAACGCCATTAAATATTCTCCTGATAATTCGGAAATAAAAATAAAAATTGAACAAAAAGGAGAAGAAATACTTTATCAAACTTCCGATCAGGGCGTAGGCATACCGAAATCACAGCAAGAGAAAATTTTTTCCAGATTTTTTAGAGCTGATAATGTCAGTCAAAAACCGGGAACCGGCCTCGGGCTTTATTTGGCCAAAGGTTTAGTGGAAGTAAGCGGCGGAAAAATTTGGTTTGAGAGTGAAGAAAATAAAGGCACAACTTTTTATTTCACCTTGCCGATTAGTTCACCCCGTTAGAAGTTTCTTAAATATAAATTTCAAATAAAATTATTTGATAACATTAATAACCGTTGGAACTTCCAACGGGGTAAATAAAATATATTAATTAATTAATTTTAAATTATGACAGAAACAATTAAAAAAATTTTAATTGCCGAAGACGAACCGGACATGCGCGGCATTTTGGCCAGCATGATTGAAAGCGCCGGTTATAATGTGGTTCAAGCCGAAGACGGCGAGCGAGCGCTCAATTTGGCGATTAAAGAAAAACCGGATTTAATTTTACTTGACCTTTCAATGCCGAAAATGAACGGTTTTGAAGTTTTAGAAAAATTAAAATATGACCCGGTCGGCAGCACAATTCCGGTAGTTATTCTTTCCAATCTCGGACAGGATAAAGAAGTGGTCAAGGGTAAATCACTTGGCGCAGTGGATTATTTGATTAAATCCAATGTTCACTTGACCGATATTTTGGATAAAATCAGCAAATATATTGTTGCAAAATAAATTTTATTATGGCTCAAGAAATCATTTTATTTTTGACGGGTTTAATGTTTGTGTTATTTGGTATGATCCGATTAAGTTATCGGATGCAAATGGTTTTTAATTCCAGAATTCGCCAATACATTAAATATCTGTCTCAAAAACCGATTTACGGAGTGGGGCTCGGCGCCATCTCTACGGCGATTTTTCAATGCAGCGCGACTATTATTTTTATTACCATCGGTTTGGTCAGCGCCGGAGTGATTAATGTCGGAAATTCATTGGGCATAATTTTAGGCGCCAATATCGGCACGGTCCTTACCGCACAATTAGTTGCTTTTAAAATTATGAATATCGCGCCGATTTTTTTGATTATCGGTATGATACTTTGGCTTGCCGCGTCTGCGGAAAAATTAAAAAATATCGGTAAAGTGTTTTTTTATTTCGGACTTATATTTTTCGGATTAGGTTTGATTAATAATGCAATTATTCCTTTAAAAGGAAACCAAGATTTTTTGAATTTTTTTCAAAGCATAAAAAATCCTATTTTAGGCATATTAATCGGATTCGCAGCGACAGTTTTGGTTCAATCAAGTTCTATTATTACCAGTATTCTTGTTCTTTTGGGACAGCAATCTTTAATAACTCTTGAAGTCGGTTTACCTTTAATTTTGGGCGCCAATATCGGCGCGACAATAATTCCATTTTTATTCAGTTTGGGTGGAGGAATAAATGCCAGAAGAACAGGCATCGCCAATATATTTTTCAAATCCATAACCGTTATTATTCTTTTTCCGTTTCTTGGTTATTACATCAATTTTATAAAACATTCAACTCCCAGTATTGCTCAGCAAATCGTGAACAGCCATTTCTTTTTTAGTATTTTAGTAGCTTGCTTGTTTATTTTTTTAATAAAACCATTTGCCAAATTATTGGAAAAAATAATTCCCGGCCAAGAAAAAATATTGCCGCTTTGGTCGGAATTTTTAGACAATCGATATTTAAAAGAACCATCATTGGCGTTAGGAGCGATTCAAAAAGAATTAAAAAGAGGAGTGCAGTTAACCGAAGAAATGTTTAAAAAAGCTTTTGAAATAATTTCTACTTTTAGCGACAGGGGATATAGAAGTTTAAATTATTTGGAATTGGTCATTGATAATCTTCAAAAAGAAGTAATGAATTTTATAGACAGAATACCCAAGAATAAATTAACTCCGAAAAATGCCGCTCAACTGATTCAATGTTCAAGTATGGTTGACGACATAGAAAGAGTCGGCGATCACATTATAAATTTGGTTGAACTGGCAAAATATCGCGTTCAATGTAATGTAAAATTTTCCAAAGCGGCCAAGCAAGAAATAGAAGATATAAAAATAGTTTTGAATAAAATTATTAAAGATTTGATTATTTTAATTGAAATGCCCGATCAAGAGTTGGCGGAGAAAATTTTAAAAGGTAATGAAGAAATAAGAGAAATGATAATTACGGCAAAAGAAAAACATTTGGAGAGATTCTATCAACGGGAGTGCAATGCGGCGGACGGGCCTATTTTCAATGATATTCTGGTTAATCTGGGAGGGGTGTCCACTCATTGCGCCAATATGGCGAAATATTATCAAAAACATCAGGGATAAAAATGCAAAATGTAAATATCAAAAATCAAAATGACAATTCAAAATGTTAAAATTATTTCTTTCTATTTTTAATTTTACATTGTCATTTTACATTTTGATTTTTAAATTTTAAATTATTCCCGTTTTATAAAATAACTCATCTTATCTATCAATGTCTTGACCATATTTAAGCCAAATGTTATAATAATAATATATGAGTATTGAACTTAAAAGAAAACCAAATGAATCCTTAAATATCTTTTTAAGAAGATTCAGCGAACGTATTAAAAGAAGCGGCGTACTTGACCTTGCCAAAAAGGGTCAATTTTATGTTAAACCGCAAAGTAAGCTTCTTCGCAGAGCAAGCGCTTTGTGCAGGAAAACGTCTCGCGAGAAAATGGAATATTTAAGAAAACTTGGTAAAATTAAATAAAGAGTTTTGTCAAAACTTTCTCGGTTTCTAAATTTAATTTATTAATTAATTTTTTAGTATGCTGTTAGAAAGAATTGAAAAAGATTTTAAACAAGCCTTGCGTGAAGGAGAGGGAGACACGAAGGCTGTTTTGCGTATGTTAAAATCAGCTTTGGCGTATAAGGCCATTGAGTTGAGACCTAAAAAACAAGAATTGACGGACGAGGTGGCTGTTGATATTGTCGGAGGAGAAATTAAAAAACGCAGAGAAGCGATAGAATTATACGAAAAAGGTAATCGGCCGGAATTAGCCGCCAAAGAAAAAAAAGAATTGGAAATACTTTTCAAATATATGCCTGAACAATTATCTGGTGATCAAGTGAAAGAAATGGTTTTAAATGTTATTAAAGAAATTAATGCCGCCGGTCCTTCGGATTTCGGCAAGGTGATGGGTTCAGTGTCTAAACAAACCAAGGGAAAAGCGGACGGCAATCAAGTCAGCCAAATAGTCAAAGAACAATTAAACAATATCTAAAATTTAAACCTAAAATTTTTTTTATGAAAATTGAAATAATTCGCCAAACAGCGAACAAAAAACAATTGAAAAAAAATATATTTTTAGGTTTTTTATGTTTATTGATGGTGTCCGGATTTTTATTTTTTATTTTAAGTCCGGTCATGACAAAAGCGCAAGAAATGAATAATGGTTTGGAAAATTTCCGCAGTGCGGCAAATTATGCCAATACTGATTTGCCGACGGCGATGGGAAGAATAATGAAAATTGTTTTGGGTGTACTCGGATTGGCGGCAACAGTTATTGTCATTATGGGTGGTTTTAAATGGATGACTTCGGGCGGAGATGAAAATAAAATTTCTGAAGCCAAGAAATTAATGATGGCCGGCATTGTCGGCATTTTAATTATTGTTTTAGCTTACGCTATTTCCAGTTTTATTATCGGCAAACTTATGAGCGTAACTCCTCCTCCACCTCCTTGTGTGGGAAGTTCTTGTCTTAATAATCCATATAACCCTCTACCGGTAGATGTTTTTAAAGTTAAAAGAATTGAGAGCACCCACGGCAGTTCTTTGAAGGCAGGCTCTTTGCAGACAGATTATCATCAAGATGTTTATTTATGTTCGGCTGTCCAACCGATGTTTAATAATTGGATTAATGCGGAGGCAATTAAAGATTTGGCTCAGAATGATTTAAGAGTTGAAACAACAACAGGAGGCAATAAAATAAATGGCGAATGGCAAACCAGGGATGGCATTATTATATTCAAGCATCAGGATTTATTTAACGAAAATACCGAATATACAACTTATTTGCCCAAAGCGATTCTGAATACAAGCAGTAAAACCTTGCAAGATTGTTTGGCTAGCGGAACGGCTAACGGAAAATGTATAGAGAATGGAAGCTATTTTATTTGGAACTTTACAACCGGTACCACCACGGACAAAGTTGCTCCGACCATTACTTCCGTTTATCCGATTTTAGACCAAACAAATAAACATTATCCGGATCAAAATGTCTCCCTTAAGCCGGCGATTGAAGTGAATTTTTCGGAAGCGATTGACGCCACTACAGTTATAGAAGAAGATAGTGTTAATCCGATTTCAGATAATATTTGGCTGGCTGAAATAGACAAACAAGGTGGCATAATTAAAGAAACTTTACTCCCCGAAGAATTTACAGTAAATATGAGTGATAATGGATTTAGATTAAATTTAAGCGATGCAAATTTATTAAAACCGTTTACATGGTATAGAATTCATGTCAGCGATATTAAAGACCTTTGTTCAAATAAAATGGCCGCGGCAATGGAATGGGAGTTCCAAACCAATGATCGGGCACCCGGAATATCATCTGTCTATCCGGAAGGTAATAAAGTTTGTCTTGATTCTAATATTAGTATTGTCTTCAATACTCAAATGTATGACAATAATATAGACATAGAAATTAGTGATGGTGTCGATACTTTTACTACGAATATGACGCCAAGCGTTATCGGGGTGCCATATCAAAAAGTGATTACAGGCGGAATTTTTAAAGTGGACAATCCTAAAGATCCGATTGATAACGGATTTAGGATTTTTACTTTTGAGCCGACTAATAATTTAAAAAGCAATACGAAGTATACGATAAAAATTAATACTGATTTGGTAATTGACCAAAAAGGCGCTCTTTTAGCTCGCGAATGGAATTTTACGACCGCTACGCCGGAAACTTGTTTGTGTTCTCCTTGGATTTCTTCTTTGAATCCCGAACAAGGTTCAAATGGCCAATGTTTGACTATTAGCGGCGCCTGTTTTACTGGTACTGATTTACAATCTGCTGATCCGAAAATTGAATTTATCTTAAATAGTGTTTCTAAACCGGCAACAATTGGCGGAAAAGATAAAAATTATATTACTACCGTTGTCCCCTCAGATTATATAAAAAGCGATCAACCCCAAGTTCAAGTGACAATTAAATATAGAACTGGAGGAGAAGAATTAGTTAGCAATCCATCCGAATTTACTGTTGATAGCGATGAAACAGCTACCGGTCCTTGTCTTTGGTCAATTAATCCTTCCAGCGGTTATCCAAGTGAAACTTCAGTTAATTTAAGCGGTTTGCGTTTTGGCCCTGCTTCAGGTCAAACCACGCAACAAGTTAAATTTTATAATAATCAATCAGCTTCTTTTAAAACTTGGTCAGATAACCTGATAGAAAAAACTTTGGTTCCAACGGATGCTGTGACCGGTAATGTCGCGATTATTAATGATGCAGGTACCAGTAATGGAATACCCTTTACAGTTTTACCGCATGTCGGATCGGCAGGATCTTTATGTCGAGCCAGCGAGTGTCCTTCTAATCCATTGAATACTTGTACGGCTCCATATCAATGTAAAAATGAAAGTACTGACACTTGCCGCTGTTGTTGTGATCCAAAAAATGATTTATGCGCTTCACCACTTCATTGTTTAGCTGATCAAGGTAGTTGTAACAGCACTAGCGCAATCAATCCACGTGGTCTTTGTTGCGGTTGTACGGGAGATGATCAATGCGGCGCCGGCGCCGGTTGCGGGATGCTTGACTCAAATCGTTGCTGCTATAATCAGCCAACTGTTAAGATTTCTGCCTGCTCTAATCCTCAAAATCCTTCAAAAAAGATTGGCAACAATACGGCTATTTCCATAATTTTCAGTGATCTAATGAATTATGGAAGTTTAAAAGAAGAAAATATTAAAATTTTTGAAGAAACAGCGGGAATTTGCAAACTTGATAAAATTTGCGAACAAGAAACAAGTTGTAATTGTCAAGTTAAGAATGCGACAGTATGCACAGTCAATAAAAATAATAAAGAGTGTAATTATGAGCATATTCCTGTTCAGGGAAGAATTATTAATTCAGATGTTCAGAGAGAAGAAATATGTAAATTGGCTACTTTGAATTGTGATAAAGACAAAGGATGTGACTGCAAAAATGGTAATAAAATAGTTTGCACGGTAAAAAAAGATAAAGATTCTTGTGCTTATTATGTTTCTGATCATACTGAAACTGTTTTTTATCCATCAGAGTGTAGGCTGGAAGAAGAGACTCTTTATAAAGTGACAATCAGAGGGGGGATTAACGGAAAAGGAATAATAAGCAAATCAGGTGTTTCCATAAAGGACAAGGAATTTACGTTTACTACCGGAAATAAATATAATTTTTGCGACGTGGATCAAATTAAGGTTTCACCAGTTTCAACTATAATTAAGAGTTTTAAAGAAATAAAAAAATTTACTGCTCAGGCCAAAGATACAGAAAATAATTCAATTTGTGTTCCTGGATTTATTTGGGGTTTTCCCGATGATATAAATGTGGCAAATTATATAGAATCATGCAGTCCTGCTAATTGTGATTGTATTAATTCTCAAGGACCCAGTTGCGCTAGAAATCTAAAAAAGGTTTTAATGAATCCTGCTATTGAAGCAAACGTTCAGGCGCAAGCTGAAGGAGCAACCGGAGTTTCTGCGTTTACTGCCGGAAAAAATGGCTTGGCAAATCTTGAAGTTGATTTAATTTCACCGGTGATTACGAGTATTAGTCCGGAGGAAGGCACTAATAATCCAATTATTCCAACTTATGTGACAATTACCGGAATAAATTTTGGTTCAAGTCAAGGCGAAAGTAAAATAATGTTTGGTAATGTGACTGCGGATATTGCTTGTCAGAATTGGTCTGACAAGAGTATTGTCGCCATTGTGCCGCCAAGTTTAGATAAAGGGTTAAATCAAGTGACAATTTTTCAATCAGATCAGGGAGCGAGTAATCAGGTGGGTTTTAAGGTGCAAGATTCTTTTCATCCGGCGATTTGCAAGCTTCAACCGAATTTCGGTAAAACGGGCGACATTGTTTCTATAAATGGAAAAAATTTTGGAGATACGATGGCTAATAACGGTAAAATTATTATTGGAGATCCTTTAAATGGGGGAGTAGAATTAGTGAAAACGGTAAATAATAAATCTAATCCTAATATTTTATCTTGGTCTAATCAGGAAATAAAAATAAAAATGCCTGAAGTTGCTCAAAATGAAGCTGAGGTGACTGTCTCGGTTCCTTCGCCGATTGAAGCCGGTAATCCTTTAAAAATTAGCAATCCCGTAACATTTCACAAAGCCCCGATAATTACGAGTATTACGCCCGGTGATGGTCCGAAAAAAACATGGATAACAATTCATGGTTATAATTTCGGCTCTGTGAAGGGTGTAGTTTCTTTTAAATATAATAATACTAATTATTCAGCTGCTGATTTACCAACTTACTGCGGATCGTCTTGGAGCGATACGCAAATTATAGTTGAAGCGCCGCAAATTTTGCCGGACGTGGCGACTGATCAAGATTCTTATAATCTTCAAATTGAGGTTGATACCGATTATGGAATAGCCAGTCAGTCGGTTAAATGGACACTTAATAAAAAATTATTGGGTCCGGCGCTTTGCTCGATTAATCCGTCCAATGGCTGGCCGGGATTTAGTCCGGTTACGATTCAGGGTGAAAGATTTAATTTAGCCAGTGGCGAATCCGCCCGAAGTCTTGTCTTTAATAAAGACAAGGAAGCGGCAATTTTAACTTGGTCAACTGATGGCGCGATAAACAATATCGCTGTTCCGCAAGACGCAACCAGCGGCAATGTAGTGGTCACAAAAACAATTCAGACCAACAGCCGTCAAAAATGTATCGGTATTTCTTTTGGCGGAAAGTGTTTTGGTAAAAAGCAAACGGTTTGGGATGAAATTAAAATGACCAGTAATCCTCTTCATTTTAATATTGTTCCTTTGGGTGGTTGCGGTATTTTCGGCACTTTGGATACTCGAGACAGGGATCCGATTTTAGTTGGCGAAAAAGAGAATGAATATCCGCCTGTTAATCCTTTTGACAGCCAAAGTGTAGGAACGCTCGCTACTGACGGAAAATATCTTTACACAAAAAGTTGGTCAGGTTATGATCAATGGCCAAATGGAGTTTACGGATGTACTAATGGCAGCGGCTGTGAAGATAATATGATTAGTAAAATCGGTACCGGTTATCAAGGAACTGTGTCCGGTAAAATTTATAAAAAAGATTTGGCAACAGTCAATCACAGTCTTACAATGACTTATTTTCCTGATGATTGGCTTTATAACGGTTATACTAATAATGGACATAATTTAGAAAGAGTGAATGTGATCACTGGTGCGGTTGATTATGTTGAGATTCCATCGTCAACGCCTTTAATGAATCGGGAAACCGGACGAGATTTAACTGAATTATATGAAGATCTTTTAATCACTTCTGACGGGAAATATGTTTATAATTTAGCTCATGGTATTAATGGCTCTTATTATAATGGTTTTAGAGTTAAAATTTTTGACCCGAATAAAAATTGGCAATTAGTGAAAGAATGGACTTCAATTGGTTCGGGCAGTTATATTCCATCTTTTTATACTGACGGTATTATTGCTGACGGAGACTATATTTATGCGATTCAATGGGGCACCGCAGGAGGCGGAGGTTATCTGATTAGAAAGATGGAGGCTCTAACCGGTAAAGTAATTGCCGAGTGGACGAGTGAACAAAAACAACTTAATAATCCGCAAGGTAAAAATACGGATATTATTTCCGGACAATATGATTGGGTTAATAATAAAGTTTGGTTGGGCGACTTGGTTGACCGTAGGAATGCCGATAATAAGTGCGACCAATGTTCGGGCTATTGTCATTGCACTCCGGCTTATATTTATCGTTATGCTTGCCAGGGAGCAGGTCAGTTGGGCTTACCTCAAGTAATTGGAGATGCCAATTGCGAAACTAATCTTCCGAGTCCTTCACCGGCTGCGGATCTATCCGCTGTTTGCTCTAATGCCGTTATCAGTGCGCGTTTTAATCAAAAAGTGAGCGGTTTGACTCCTTTAAATATTCTAGTTCAAAAATGCAATAATGGTTCAGATAATTTTAACTCTCAAAATTGTACTGCCGACGTGGCAGGTAGTATTTCTTTAGACAGTTTTAATAGTCAAGGTTTTATTTTTACGCCAACTAATAATTTAGACGCGAATTATTGGTATCAGATTACGTTAAAAAGCGGTTCCACCGGAATTAAAAATCTTAATAATTATTCTTTGGATGGCAATAAAAATAATATTCAAGACGGCGAGGATAATTATTTTTGGCATTTTAAAACAGGATCAAATCTTTGTTCGCCCGAGAAAGTTAAAATATCTGAAACAGTACTAGTCGGTGAAAAAGCGGGAATAATTATTAAACCAGGAACTAGAAATTATTTTGCTCAAGCTTTTGGTCCAAATTGTCAAATTCTAAAATCCGCCAGTTTTTCATGGACTTGGACCTCGACAAAATCTGAATTTGCCACAGTCGGCAGTTCGGTTAACAATCAGACAACTGCGACAGGAGTTGATTTGGGAGAAACAGATATAACCGTAACAACAACTCAGCCGGATCCTTCTGATGCCACTAAAGAAATTAAATTATCAAATAAGACCCATTTGATTGTTGCTACTAGGCCAACAGCAATAAATTATCCAGCGGTTGGCAGTACTAATATTTGTCTTAATACTTCAATCTCCGCTACTTTTGACCAATTAATGGATGGATCCACGCTTAATTCAAAGACAATTAAATTTTATAAAGTAGTTCCCGATTTGGATGAAGAAGAAGAAGGATCTCCGCTTTCATTTAACCAAAATATTAATAAAAATATTTTGGTTAGATTTTTTAATAATTTAAAAAATGTTTTTCTAAAGAAAACTGAAGCGGCGGAAAAAATTAATATTTCCGTGGTTGATGATGCAAAACAAACTAAAGTTTATTTAAACATTGATTTATTAGATGAAAAGAGTACTTATAAAATAGAAATTCTTGGGGGAGAGAATGGCGTAAAAAGTAAATATGGCATTGGGATGACAGCAGATAAATCTTGGACGTTTATCACCGGCAAGGAAATTTGTAAATTGAGTGAGGTAAAAACATCCATAACCGGCAATTCTGAAAAATGTACGGTTGGCGCGGATAAAAAATCGGCAGAA
The nucleotide sequence above comes from Patescibacteria group bacterium. Encoded proteins:
- a CDS encoding response regulator, with amino-acid sequence MTETIKKILIAEDEPDMRGILASMIESAGYNVVQAEDGERALNLAIKEKPDLILLDLSMPKMNGFEVLEKLKYDPVGSTIPVVILSNLGQDKEVVKGKSLGAVDYLIKSNVHLTDILDKISKYIVAK
- a CDS encoding Na/Pi cotransporter family protein: MAQEIILFLTGLMFVLFGMIRLSYRMQMVFNSRIRQYIKYLSQKPIYGVGLGAISTAIFQCSATIIFITIGLVSAGVINVGNSLGIILGANIGTVLTAQLVAFKIMNIAPIFLIIGMILWLAASAEKLKNIGKVFFYFGLIFFGLGLINNAIIPLKGNQDFLNFFQSIKNPILGILIGFAATVLVQSSSIITSILVLLGQQSLITLEVGLPLILGANIGATIIPFLFSLGGGINARRTGIANIFFKSITVIILFPFLGYYINFIKHSTPSIAQQIVNSHFFFSILVACLFIFLIKPFAKLLEKIIPGQEKILPLWSEFLDNRYLKEPSLALGAIQKELKRGVQLTEEMFKKAFEIISTFSDRGYRSLNYLELVIDNLQKEVMNFIDRIPKNKLTPKNAAQLIQCSSMVDDIERVGDHIINLVELAKYRVQCNVKFSKAAKQEIEDIKIVLNKIIKDLIILIEMPDQELAEKILKGNEEIREMIITAKEKHLERFYQRECNAADGPIFNDILVNLGGVSTHCANMAKYYQKHQG
- the rpsU gene encoding 30S ribosomal protein S21, giving the protein MSIELKRKPNESLNIFLRRFSERIKRSGVLDLAKKGQFYVKPQSKLLRRASALCRKTSREKMEYLRKLGKIK
- a CDS encoding GatB/YqeY domain-containing protein, which translates into the protein MLLERIEKDFKQALREGEGDTKAVLRMLKSALAYKAIELRPKKQELTDEVAVDIVGGEIKKRREAIELYEKGNRPELAAKEKKELEILFKYMPEQLSGDQVKEMVLNVIKEINAAGPSDFGKVMGSVSKQTKGKADGNQVSQIVKEQLNNI
- a CDS encoding Ig-like domain-containing protein, which translates into the protein MKIEIIRQTANKKQLKKNIFLGFLCLLMVSGFLFFILSPVMTKAQEMNNGLENFRSAANYANTDLPTAMGRIMKIVLGVLGLAATVIVIMGGFKWMTSGGDENKISEAKKLMMAGIVGILIIVLAYAISSFIIGKLMSVTPPPPPCVGSSCLNNPYNPLPVDVFKVKRIESTHGSSLKAGSLQTDYHQDVYLCSAVQPMFNNWINAEAIKDLAQNDLRVETTTGGNKINGEWQTRDGIIIFKHQDLFNENTEYTTYLPKAILNTSSKTLQDCLASGTANGKCIENGSYFIWNFTTGTTTDKVAPTITSVYPILDQTNKHYPDQNVSLKPAIEVNFSEAIDATTVIEEDSVNPISDNIWLAEIDKQGGIIKETLLPEEFTVNMSDNGFRLNLSDANLLKPFTWYRIHVSDIKDLCSNKMAAAMEWEFQTNDRAPGISSVYPEGNKVCLDSNISIVFNTQMYDNNIDIEISDGVDTFTTNMTPSVIGVPYQKVITGGIFKVDNPKDPIDNGFRIFTFEPTNNLKSNTKYTIKINTDLVIDQKGALLAREWNFTTATPETCLCSPWISSLNPEQGSNGQCLTISGACFTGTDLQSADPKIEFILNSVSKPATIGGKDKNYITTVVPSDYIKSDQPQVQVTIKYRTGGEELVSNPSEFTVDSDETATGPCLWSINPSSGYPSETSVNLSGLRFGPASGQTTQQVKFYNNQSASFKTWSDNLIEKTLVPTDAVTGNVAIINDAGTSNGIPFTVLPHVGSAGSLCRASECPSNPLNTCTAPYQCKNESTDTCRCCCDPKNDLCASPLHCLADQGSCNSTSAINPRGLCCGCTGDDQCGAGAGCGMLDSNRCCYNQPTVKISACSNPQNPSKKIGNNTAISIIFSDLMNYGSLKEENIKIFEETAGICKLDKICEQETSCNCQVKNATVCTVNKNNKECNYEHIPVQGRIINSDVQREEICKLATLNCDKDKGCDCKNGNKIVCTVKKDKDSCAYYVSDHTETVFYPSECRLEEETLYKVTIRGGINGKGIISKSGVSIKDKEFTFTTGNKYNFCDVDQIKVSPVSTIIKSFKEIKKFTAQAKDTENNSICVPGFIWGFPDDINVANYIESCSPANCDCINSQGPSCARNLKKVLMNPAIEANVQAQAEGATGVSAFTAGKNGLANLEVDLISPVITSISPEEGTNNPIIPTYVTITGINFGSSQGESKIMFGNVTADIACQNWSDKSIVAIVPPSLDKGLNQVTIFQSDQGASNQVGFKVQDSFHPAICKLQPNFGKTGDIVSINGKNFGDTMANNGKIIIGDPLNGGVELVKTVNNKSNPNILSWSNQEIKIKMPEVAQNEAEVTVSVPSPIEAGNPLKISNPVTFHKAPIITSITPGDGPKKTWITIHGYNFGSVKGVVSFKYNNTNYSAADLPTYCGSSWSDTQIIVEAPQILPDVATDQDSYNLQIEVDTDYGIASQSVKWTLNKKLLGPALCSINPSNGWPGFSPVTIQGERFNLASGESARSLVFNKDKEAAILTWSTDGAINNIAVPQDATSGNVVVTKTIQTNSRQKCIGISFGGKCFGKKQTVWDEIKMTSNPLHFNIVPLGGCGIFGTLDTRDRDPILVGEKENEYPPVNPFDSQSVGTLATDGKYLYTKSWSGYDQWPNGVYGCTNGSGCEDNMISKIGTGYQGTVSGKIYKKDLATVNHSLTMTYFPDDWLYNGYTNNGHNLERVNVITGAVDYVEIPSSTPLMNRETGRDLTELYEDLLITSDGKYVYNLAHGINGSYYNGFRVKIFDPNKNWQLVKEWTSIGSGSYIPSFYTDGIIADGDYIYAIQWGTAGGGGYLIRKMEALTGKVIAEWTSEQKQLNNPQGKNTDIISGQYDWVNNKVWLGDLVDRRNADNKCDQCSGYCHCTPAYIYRYACQGAGQLGLPQVIGDANCETNLPSPSPAADLSAVCSNAVISARFNQKVSGLTPLNILVQKCNNGSDNFNSQNCTADVAGSISLDSFNSQGFIFTPTNNLDANYWYQITLKSGSTGIKNLNNYSLDGNKNNIQDGEDNYFWHFKTGSNLCSPEKVKISETVLVGEKAGIIIKPGTRNYFAQAFGPNCQILKSASFSWTWTSTKSEFATVGSSVNNQTTATGVDLGETDITVTTTQPDPSDATKEIKLSNKTHLIVATRPTAINYPAVGSTNICLNTSISATFDQLMDGSTLNSKTIKFYKVVPDLDEEEEGSPLSFNQNINKNILVRFFNNLKNVFLKKTEAAEKINISVVDDAKQTKVYLNIDLLDEKSTYKIEILGGENGVKSKYGIGMTADKSWTFITGKEICKLSEVKTSITGNSEKCTVGADKKSAECSKENSTVNFKAIAKNNRGEEIQSVTGYQLAWSWKSSDTNVATISNTVNNAVATVKNKNGSAQITATAEITGGKEKISNSASIKVFLCEVPWIFEDKLGQAETKEPYTNFRLQYCQGDLKKNLVSNGSFEIDKTKDGIPDNWLNHGKEYSTDGKNSYSGKAAIKPGYSWCQPSDSSVMQYDITIKPNTFYTFSAYVKGENIYAPRIDIRFYHDISEDPHQFSNNCAWYNGGVDKADINCSFSGVLDKDSYKRIYFTFNSGSNDKIQYISLQGVGGVCNPAQACNCGNSSGKPCDASACPRVVWFDNLQLEEGKQPSEYQDFPSLPYLVATETTKSSVVKEFIFTNSVNNDVIGLKVLKNPDYLTPFEWYKKNVPNPGSPTSLIVNGYQAVKEGRTVYVGATNVDNNEIIEGLIYLISYSDNAKPETIDIFNKLVEDWQFNTNKTVDKQLIQRDLFRLYDLRTMSQKLADYKSNYDYYPKLESGSFMKGITDSKWPSWKNPQGQFISSMPNDPINQFLNPTSGYCAGCNNASQCDGTCYNQSTSKYECPVGSHVYQYMVKDGGADYSLYLNFETDSLKWQKSCSGMDQSNCEIHYLCGWAANKCQSKLFGYSSDIYKCFDSVYGPVIGKTIIDSYGSISGMNTNYQQ